A single region of the Nocardioides sp. W7 genome encodes:
- a CDS encoding ABC transporter permease, which translates to MSERTVPTVDLPPDPVAATPPAVDAAPGGSARPRPWRGIVLTLAGLAGLVAVLVGLRETGWTQAGAALAALVVLYLGAAELGRYRFGPAFDLTLWLCSIWLVLLVGSAIFAPLLPLGEHEDIATTMLDPTLARPDLLSDYPLGTNNFGLDLLARIVYGARASLVVSIGAVLIGMVVGGTIGILAGYFRRSTDRIVGVFTNSLLAVPPLILLIALATVMEPTLRNIALALSLLALPSMIRMARASTMAFAQREFVLAGKAMGASSIRIMFRELLPNVLLPLASYGMVIISVLIVAEASLSFLGLGIQAPSPSWGNMIAEGEGRVFEEHPHIVLVPGTVLFLTVFAFNALGEKARKRFDPRSAKL; encoded by the coding sequence ATGTCTGAGCGCACTGTCCCCACCGTCGACCTTCCGCCCGACCCGGTGGCCGCGACGCCGCCCGCCGTCGACGCTGCGCCGGGCGGGTCAGCTCGCCCGCGCCCGTGGCGCGGGATCGTGCTGACGCTCGCCGGCCTCGCCGGCCTGGTCGCCGTCCTCGTCGGCCTGCGCGAGACCGGCTGGACCCAGGCGGGGGCGGCCCTCGCGGCCCTCGTGGTCCTCTACCTGGGCGCGGCGGAGCTGGGCCGGTACCGGTTCGGCCCGGCCTTCGACCTGACCCTGTGGCTGTGTTCGATCTGGCTGGTGCTGCTCGTCGGGTCGGCGATCTTCGCGCCGCTGCTGCCGCTGGGCGAGCACGAGGACATCGCCACCACCATGCTCGACCCGACGCTCGCGCGGCCGGACCTGCTCAGCGACTACCCGCTCGGCACCAACAACTTCGGCCTCGACCTGCTCGCGCGGATCGTGTACGGCGCCCGCGCCTCGCTGGTCGTCTCGATCGGGGCGGTGCTGATCGGCATGGTCGTCGGCGGCACCATCGGCATCCTGGCCGGCTACTTCCGCCGGTCCACCGACCGCATCGTCGGCGTCTTCACGAACTCGCTGCTCGCCGTCCCGCCGCTCATCCTGCTGATCGCGCTCGCCACGGTCATGGAGCCCACGCTGCGCAACATCGCGCTGGCGCTCTCGCTGCTCGCGCTGCCGAGCATGATCCGGATGGCGCGCGCGAGCACCATGGCCTTCGCCCAGCGCGAGTTCGTGCTGGCCGGCAAGGCGATGGGCGCCTCCTCCATCCGGATCATGTTCCGCGAGCTGCTGCCCAACGTGCTGCTGCCGCTGGCGTCGTACGGCATGGTCATCATCTCGGTGCTGATCGTGGCGGAGGCGTCGCTGAGCTTCCTCGGCCTCGGCATCCAGGCGCCGTCGCCTTCCTGGGGCAACATGATCGCCGAGGGTGAGGGCCGGGTCTTCGAGGAGCACCCGCACATCGTCCTGGTCCCCGGCACCGTGCTGTTCCTGACCGTGTTCGCTTTCAACGCGCTCGGCGAGAAGGCGCGCAAGCGCTTCGACCCGCGCTCGGCGAAGCTCTAG